From one Lycium ferocissimum isolate CSIRO_LF1 chromosome 7, AGI_CSIRO_Lferr_CH_V1, whole genome shotgun sequence genomic stretch:
- the LOC132064898 gene encoding pentatricopeptide repeat-containing protein At2g15690, mitochondrial, with product MSSLMAIRRTRISIFTSSHNKVRLLYSSSSRSKTLTLKSSHLKTLTTFAAQNDVQIPPNTSDSHGVPQNRWNNQTPNHPNNNQMNMSYTRYQNPNQGYSNYGNVNPSQGYANPGQGYSQSPNNVQNQNIWYRPSPGEPRNYPPPGNVNQWNNQNQGGFRQQGNPNAAPSYPQGGYQNQEHVQSPNRNQNYPQPNQNQNYAPRVNQGQVDPQAQRGPPGSGFPMNNQLHNQPQVVHNQVPSGAPMPTVDLISFCQEGKVKEVIEHMEQGVVADAQCFEMLFELCANSKKLEDAKKVHDYFLRSKFRGDLRLSNKIISMYSKCGSMTDARRVFDHMRDRDMDSWHLMINGYALNGLGDDGLTLYDQMREMGMKPNEETFLYVFEACASADAIDEAFVHFESMKTEYGIAPQVEHYLGLMGVLGKCGHLAEAEEYISKLPFEPTAVVWEALMNYACIHGDIDLEDRAEELMVGLDPSKAVANKIPTPPPKKQLAINMLEGRNRVAEFRNPTLFKDDEKLRAAMKEQAYVPDTRYVLHDIDQEAKEQALLYHSERLAIAYGLISTPARTPLRIIKNLRVCGDCHNAIKIMSRIVGRELIVRDNKRFHHFKDGKCSCGDYW from the coding sequence ATGTCTTCTCTAATGGCAATTCGCAGAACTCGAATCTCCATTTTCACTTCTTCACACAACAAGGTACGTTTATTATACTCCTCTTCTTCACGTTCTAAAACCCTAACCTTAAAGTCCTCGCATTTGAAAACCCTAACAACATTTGCAGCACAAAACGATGTTCAAATTCCCCCAAATACATCTGATTCACATGGGGTTCCGCAAAACAGGTGGAATAACCAAACCCCTAATCATCCGAATAATAATCAGATGAATATGTCGTATACTCGGTATCAAAATCCTAATCAGGGTTATTCAAATTATGGAAATGTTAATCCTAGTCAAGGATATGCTAATCCTGGTCAGGGTTATAGCCAAAGCCCTAATAATGTTCAAAATCAGAACATTTGGTATAGGCCAAGTCCCGGTGAGCCTCGAAACTATCCGCCACCTGGCAATGTCAACcaatggaataatcaaaatCAAGGCGGCTTTAGGCAACAGGGAAATCCTAATGCTGCTCCAAGTTATCCACAAGGTGGATATCAGAATCAAGAACACGTACAAAGTCCGAATAGAAATCAGAATTATCCGCAGCCTAATCAGAATCAAAATTATGCTCCACGAGTAAACCAGGGTCAAGTGGATCCTCAGGCACAGAGGGGCCCACCGGGAAGTGGGTTTCCTATGAATAATCAATTACATAACCAACCCCAGGTTGTGCATAATCAAGTCCCGAGTGGTGCTCCTATGCCTACTGTTGATTTAATTAGCTTTTGTCAAGAGGGTAAAGTTAAGGAGGTTATTGAACATATGGAACAGGGGGTAGTTGCGGATGCACAATGTTTTGAGATGCTCTTTGAGTTGTGTGCCAATtcgaagaaacttgaagatgcTAAAAAGGTGCACGATTACTTTTTGAGATCAAAGTTCAGGGGTGATCTTCGTTTGAGCAATAAAATTATTAGTATGTATTCCAAGTGTGGAAGTATGACAGATGCGCGCAGAGTTTTTGATCATATGCGTGATAGGGATATGGACTCGTGGCATTTGATGATAAACGGATATGCATTGAATGGGTTGGGGGATGATGGGTTGACATTGTATGATCAGATGCGGGAGATGGGAATGAAGCCAAATGAGGAAACTTTTCTTTATGTTTTCGAGGCTTGTGCTAGTGCAGATGCCATTGATGAGGCTTTCGTGCACTTTGAGTCGATGAAGACCGAGTATGGAATTGCTCCACAGGTGGAGCACTATTTAGGACTTATGGGTGTTCTAGGAAAATGTGGACATCTTGCTGAGGCAGAGGAATATATATCGAAGCTTCCATTTGAACCAACAGCAGTTGTCTGGGAAGCATTAATGAATTATGCCTGTATACACGGCGATATTGATCTTGAGGATCGAGCTGAGGAGTTGATGGTTGGTCTTGACCCCTCTAAGGCTGTTGCTAATAAGATTCCCACTCCGCCACCAAAGAAGCAGTTAGCGATTAATATGCTTGAGGGAAGAAATAGAGTAGCTGAGTTTCGTAATCCAACCCTCTTCAAGGATGATGAGAAGTTGCGGGCTGCAATGAAAGAACAAGCTTATGTGCCTGATACCAGATATGTCCTTCATGATATTGATCAGGAAGCCAAGGAACAGGCTCTGCTATACCACAGCGAACGTTTAGCCATTGCATATGGTCTGATTAGTACTCCTGCTAGAACACCTTTACGTATCATAAAGAATCTCCGTGTATGTGGTGATTGTCACAATGCCATCAAGATCATGTCAAGGATTGTTGGGCGAGAGTTGATTGTCAGGGATAACAAGCGGTTTCATCATTTCAAGGATGGAAAATGCTCTTGTGGTGATTATTGGTGA
- the LOC132064902 gene encoding calmodulin-like protein 30, which yields MSKASFLDFQYNLSKRSFLRKPTRMFTRERQNSRSLSVYQPSIDELKKVFDRFDSNKDGKISPDEYKAILKAMGKKSLLTREVQKIFDVADADGDGFIDFNEFVEVQKKEGGVNTRDLQSAFHTFDRDRDGKISVQEVYELQKGLGQRCSLQDCRKMVKAVDANGDGVIDLDEFVTMMNRTMTLC from the coding sequence ATGTCAAAGGCGAGCTTTCTTGATTTCCAATACAACCTCTCAAAGAGAAGTTTCCTGCGTAAGCCAACTAGGATGTTTACTAGAGAGAGGCAGAACTCACGTTCGTTGTCTGTTTACCAACCTAGTATTGATGAGCTAAAGAAAGTTTTTGATAGATTTGATTCAAACAAAGACGGCAAGATTTCACCAGACGAGTACAAGGCTATACTCAAAGCCATGGGGAAGAAGAGCCTCCTTACAAGGGAAGTTCAAAAGATTTTCGACGTTGCAGATGCTGATGGTGATGGATTTATTGATTTCAATGAGTTTGTGGAAGTGCAGAAGAAGGAAGGCGGAGTTAATACTAGGGATTTGCAGAGTGCTTTCCACACTTTTGACAGGGATCGCGATGGAAAGATCAGTGTGCAGGAAGTGTACGAGTTGCAGAAGGGGCTCGGACAACGATGCAGCCTTCAAGATTGCAGGAAGATGGTGAAGGCAGTGGATGCAAATGGAGATGGTGTGATTGATTTGGATGAATTCGTGACTATGATGAATCGCACTATGACACTTTGTTAG
- the LOC132064901 gene encoding protein disulfide-isomerase SCO2 isoform X1 translates to MLPTIINPRSIFTLPNTSVSLFPSHKPTTFIRCQAAADSPAGGPSWFNFGAAANAAAAPGVGRISQNSDEIADKRIGNDKKTKVNAKERRWSRNRESYLGDDREPLPLPMTYPDTSPCSPDEIDRRLRCDPIIEDCKEVVYEWTGKCRSCQGSGLVSYYNKRGKETICKCIPCAGIGYVQKITLRTDIDVMVDLDDKPP, encoded by the exons ATGTTGCCTACGATAATAAATCCTCGTTCAATCTTCACTCTTCCAAATACTTCAGTTTCTCTTTTTCCATCTCACAAACCCACCACCTTCATTCGTTGCCAGGCCGCTGCTGACTCACCAGCCGGCGGCCCCTCGTGGTTCAACTTCGGCGCCGCCGCCAATGCCGCAGCAGCACCTGGGGTTGGCAGAATTAGCCAAAACTCCGATGAAATTGCTGATAAGAGAATTGGGAATGATAAGAAGACGAAAGTGAATGCTAAGGAAAGGCGTTGGTCACGTAACAGAGAGAGTTATTTGGGTGATGATAGAGAACCTCTTCCTCTTCCTATGACTTACCCTGATACTTCTCCTTGTTCCCCTGACGAAATCGACCGCCGCCTCCGCTGTGATCCTATTATTgag GATTGCAAGGAAGTCGTCTATGAGTGGACTGGAAAATGTCGGAGTTGCCAAGGGTCAGGACTTGTTAGTTACTATAACAAAAGGGGGAAGGAGACCATCTGTAAATGCATACCTTGCGCTGGAATCG GTTATGTGCAGAAAATAACACTACGCACGGATATTGATGTGATGGTGGACTTGGATGACAAACCACCTTGA
- the LOC132064901 gene encoding protein disulfide-isomerase SCO2 isoform X2 encodes MLPTIINPRSIFTLPNTSVSLFPSHKPTTFIRCQAAADSPAGGPSWFNFGAAANAAAAPGVGRISQNSDEIADKRIGNDKKTKVNAKERRWSRNRESYLGDDREPLPLPMTYPDTSPCSPDEIDRRLRCDPIIEDCKEVVYEWTGKCRSCQGSGLVSYYNKRGKETICKCIPCAGIDVPVSARSKDQYHHMML; translated from the exons ATGTTGCCTACGATAATAAATCCTCGTTCAATCTTCACTCTTCCAAATACTTCAGTTTCTCTTTTTCCATCTCACAAACCCACCACCTTCATTCGTTGCCAGGCCGCTGCTGACTCACCAGCCGGCGGCCCCTCGTGGTTCAACTTCGGCGCCGCCGCCAATGCCGCAGCAGCACCTGGGGTTGGCAGAATTAGCCAAAACTCCGATGAAATTGCTGATAAGAGAATTGGGAATGATAAGAAGACGAAAGTGAATGCTAAGGAAAGGCGTTGGTCACGTAACAGAGAGAGTTATTTGGGTGATGATAGAGAACCTCTTCCTCTTCCTATGACTTACCCTGATACTTCTCCTTGTTCCCCTGACGAAATCGACCGCCGCCTCCGCTGTGATCCTATTATTgag GATTGCAAGGAAGTCGTCTATGAGTGGACTGGAAAATGTCGGAGTTGCCAAGGGTCAGGACTTGTTAGTTACTATAACAAAAGGGGGAAGGAGACCATCTGTAAATGCATACCTTGCGCTGGAATCG ATGTTCCTGTTTCTGCTAGATCAAAAGATCAATATCAccatatgatgttatga
- the LOC132064900 gene encoding GDSL esterase/lipase At5g03980-like, with product MASHCSTHHLLILALLCSCLLVVHSFSLAKEDELLGPFNAIYNLGDIGDSSSSSAADHIAATLNLPSPQPHTQHGTEFFESGLNFATPGATIMSPFFFLKNGIKPPPHSHDLTQIVTFMKFFYKDCFSFHDCGKNKVLRKALIFMDQPGINDYKQAFLNGKSISEASHLVPEVVETIKNSVERLIIEAEAKTIMVSGILPMGCFPVFRTLFPESDSMGKNRCHKGLNLFSKLHNDHLSQAIMELRLKYPEVHIIYADYYKAFMAVLKNHAFLGFKTKTLMKACCGSGDGPFNFDAKKKCGEKGAATCSKRASYLHWDGFRLTPEALENLIDTLFSKKGFVFPEFKFGEETAAAVTRHHSRIHGGVRNMSSIVRHLLFV from the coding sequence ATGGCTTCCCATTGCAGTACCCATCATTTGTTGATCTTGGCATTACTCTGCTCTTGTCTTCTTGTTGTTCATTCTTTTTCTCTGGCGAAAGAAGATGAACTACTTGGTCCCTTTAATGCCATATATAATTTGGGAGATATCGGCGactcttcatcttcatcagcTGCTGATCATATTGCTGCAACCCTCAATCTGCCTTCTCCACAACCCCACACCCAACATGGCACTGAATTCTTCGAGTCCGGTCTTAATTTTGCCACCCCTGGAGCTACCATCATGAGCCCTTTTTTCTTCCTAAAGAATGGTATCAAACCACCTCCGCATTCTCATGACCTAACTCAGATTGTCACTTtcatgaagttcttctataaaGACTGCTTCTCTTTTCATGACTGTGGCAAAAACAAGGTTCTTCGGAAAGCTCTCATCTTTATGGATCAACCTGGAATTAACGACTACAAACAGGCCTTCTTAAATGGAAAATCTATTTCCGAGGCGTCTCATCTTGTGCCTGAAGTGGTGGAGACCATTAAGAATTCAGTGGAAAGACTCATCATTGAAGCTGAAGCCAAAACTATTATGGTTTCTGGAATTTTACCCATGGGCTGCTTTCCAGTTTTTCGGACTCTGTTTCCCGAGAGCGATTCAATGGGCAAAAACAGATGTCACAAGGGATTGAATCTGTTCTCGAAGCTTCACAACGATCACCTTTCGCAAGCAATTATGGAGTTGCGTTTGAAATACCCTGAAGTTCACATCATATATGCAGATTACTACAAAGCATTCATGGCTGTTCTTAAGAATCACGCCTTTCTGGGATTCAAGACAAAGACTTTGATGAAGGCGTGTTGTGGCAGTGGTGATGGTCCATTCAACTTTGATGCGAAGAAGAAGTGCGGTGAGAAAGGAGCTGCTACGTGTTCTAAGAGGGCTTCGTATTTACATTGGGATGGATTTCGTCTGACCCCAGAGGCTTTGGAGAACCTGATCGATACACTCTTCAGCAAAAAAGGATTCGTATTCCCAGAATTCAAGTTTGGAGAAGAAACAGCAGCAGCAGTAACAAGGCATCATTCCAGGATTCATGGGGGAGTTAGAAACATGTCTTCAATTGTTAGGCATTTACTTTTCGTCTAA